In Sulfitobacter sp. LCG007, the sequence CGGAGAGCAAATCTACCTTACACTTACCGGTTCCAACGAGGTAGACCATTTTAGGACTGGGGATGGAAATGACACCCTTAATGGGGGAGGTGGTAATGATATTCTGAATGGCGGAGGTGGTAATGATCAAATCAATGGCGGTGCGGGCGATGACACTCTGGTCATCGATATTGACGACACCACTGTTTCTGGTGGTGCTGATTTCGACACGGCCTATCTGACCGGCACCGACCACTACACCATCGACATGGCTCAAATGGAGGTTGAGGCCGTGATCGGTGGCGGAGGCAACGATACTATCATTGCTCTGATCGAAGATGACAGCGACCCGAATACCTCCAGTTTCGGCAGCGATGGCCATCTGATCCTGGCAGGTGGTCAAGGCGCTGACCGGTTGGTTGTGACATACGAAGATGTGTCTGGCGGATCATTCCCACTTGTCCCGCTACAACAGCCGGATCATTTGCCCGTGTACTTTGGTGGTGAAGGGGCGGACACATTCGTCATTGATGCAGGCGCAGGCATTCTTGTCATCGAAGCTGATATCACAGAAGCAAATGTCTCCAACTTTTCGCTGGCCGCCCTCGGATACAGCTTCGATCTCAGCCAGTTCGGCGCGGTGATCATCAACCCCGACGCGAGCGACATGATCGAGCTGCATTATGAAACGCAGTACGGCGTTGAGGATGTTCTGTTGAACGTCGGTAGTTTTGGAGACCACGGAACTTACGGATACGACAGTTTCATCAACCCATTTTTCGATGGCACAGGCTCTCCCAGTGGCTCCTTTGTTTATGGGGGCAGCACGAATATCTTTGGAGGGGGCAACATCGAGATCTTCGGGAACCTCGCATCTGTGGATGGAATCCCGGCACCTGAGTATCAAGATTTCGATGGCAATGTTTACCTCAACGGGTCGGGCTGGTTCATGGCAGGCGGAACGGTAAGCGGCACCCAAATACAGACGACTGGCGGGATGTTCAGCGTAACACTTGGTACAGAAGACAATGATATCTTTAACGGCACCGCTGGATCAGATTGGTTCGTCGCAAGTGGAGGCTCAGACACTTACAATGGCTCAGGAGGTGGTTTCCAAAGCTTCGCTGCCGGAACAGCAGAATCTTCCGCTTCAAACAATGTTGAAACCGATCGTGTAAGCTATGGCGGATCATCCGCTGGCGTGACGGTGAACCTTGCGACTGGTGTGGGTGCTGGCGGTTTGGCCGAAGGTGATACTTATACCGATATCGAAGACATATCAGGCTCGGCCTATGCCGACACGCTGATCGGGAACGATGCCGCAAACACCTTCTATGGTGGGAATGGCTCCGATGTCCTTTCGGGTGGGGCAAATGATGACGTTTTGCAGGGCGGCGCTGGTGACGATGTTCTGACCGGAGGTGCGGGGAACGATACGCTTATCGGCGGCAGAGATACCGATACCGCTGTATTTAACATCGATTTCGCCGAAGCGACTATCAGTGTCTTGGGCGAACGTCTGGTTGTAGTCAGCGCATCCGAAGGCACGGACTTGGTCGAGAGCGATGTTGAGTACCTGGCATTTAAGGACATCACCTACAGTTTTGCAGAACTGCTTGGAAATTCGAACAGGGCACCGCTTTCTGCACCGGACACCTTGACGGTTGGCGAAAATCAGGTCGCAGAAATCGATGTCATTGCCAACGACAGCGACGCGGACGGTGACCCATTGACGCTAACAAGGGTTGGAGGCCAGGCAATCAGTCTCGGCAATCCGGTCACGCTGATGTCCGGCGCAATCGTAAGCCTGCTGCCCAATGGCGCACTCAGTTACGATCCCAATGGGGCATTCGAGAGCCTCGGGACCGACGAAACCGCATCCGACATTTTCAGCTACACGGTTTCCGAT encodes:
- a CDS encoding Ig-like domain-containing protein, which translates into the protein MQATTFRALRRTLAKVSGGHLALVLVDGSSQLEIEVQAPNIATIGFGGDFQYPEIRDHLTNTPNIDEEDGYATADIELKDGQTATGIWNILSQIHGQFSNNFNSIDYNTYQNSNSYATTLLWAVGIDPFTYIPGATPEWVQDGFPGDTTNLLTDQQGSGEQIYLTLTGSNEVDHFRTGDGNDTLNGGGGNDILNGGGGNDQINGGAGDDTLVIDIDDTTVSGGADFDTAYLTGTDHYTIDMAQMEVEAVIGGGGNDTIIALIEDDSDPNTSSFGSDGHLILAGGQGADRLVVTYEDVSGGSFPLVPLQQPDHLPVYFGGEGADTFVIDAGAGILVIEADITEANVSNFSLAALGYSFDLSQFGAVIINPDASDMIELHYETQYGVEDVLLNVGSFGDHGTYGYDSFINPFFDGTGSPSGSFVYGGSTNIFGGGNIEIFGNLASVDGIPAPEYQDFDGNVYLNGSGWFMAGGTVSGTQIQTTGGMFSVTLGTEDNDIFNGTAGSDWFVASGGSDTYNGSGGGFQSFAAGTAESSASNNVETDRVSYGGSSAGVTVNLATGVGAGGLAEGDTYTDIEDISGSAYADTLIGNDAANTFYGGNGSDVLSGGANDDVLQGGAGDDVLTGGAGNDTLIGGRDTDTAVFNIDFAEATISVLGERLVVVSASEGTDLVESDVEYLAFKDITYSFAELLGNSNRAPLSAPDTLTVGENQVAEIDVIANDSDADGDPLTLTRVGGQAISLGNPVTLMSGAIVSLLPNGALSYDPNGAFESLGTDETASDIFSYTVSDGQGGITDGTLSVTIEGFTPPPPNENPIATDDIATIEAGGWALIDVLANDTDADGDALIVSSVSGATNGTAVIEAGQVRYTANAGFVGEETLTYEISDGQGGTATGSVTITVNPATGPVGNQTGTSGVDVYYHTIGNGSYSIQDLSYDASVNDRLVFTDQNASDVTFVQNAGEDLLITTSAGEVITIIDHFDGTYEDMELIEFADGTVLDAQAIRDKSVSDMKATGAVIGSNQSETYTHALGDGSFHPGGQLFQSRPPDLHGCECG